From Bradyrhizobium sp. sBnM-33:
TTCCGGCGTCTTGTTGGCCAGCCAAGCGTTCAAGATCACCGGATCGTTTCGGTGATCGGCAATGCACAGACGGGATATCGATTCCCTGAGAACATGGCAGGCAGCGGCGGCATCCTCGGGCGCCGCGTCCCGAATCTCCGCCGTCTGTCCCGCTCAAGCCTTATCGAAATCCGCCCAGACCGGCACGTGGTCGGACGGCTTCTCCCAGGCGCGGACGTAGCTGTCGACGCCGACATCGGTCAGGCGGTCGCTGGCCTGCGGCGACAGCAGGAGATGGTCGATCCGAAGGCCCCAGTTCTTCTGCCAGGCGCCCGCCTGGTAGTCCCAGAAGGTGTAGAGGCCCGGTTCGTCGGTCACCGCGCGCAGCGCATCGGTCAGGCCGAGGCCGAGCAGGGACTGGAAGGCTTCGCGGGTTTGCGGGCGGAACAGCGCGTCGTTACCCCAGGCGGCGGGGTTGTAGACGTCGGCGGCAGCCGGAATGACGTTAAAGTCGCCTGCGAGCACCAGCGGTTCTTCTGCCTTAAGCCGTTCCTTCGAGTACTCAAGAAGCCGCGACATCCATTTGAGTTTATAGGGATATTTGTCCGTATCCGGCGGGTTTCCGTTGGGCAGATAGAGGCAGGCTACCCGCATCACGCCGGTCTTCAGCGTCACCACGCCTTCGAGGAATCTGGCATGGGCGTCCTCGTCGTCGCCGGCCAGGCCCGATTTGGTCTCATCGAACGGCAGTTTCGACAGTAGTGCGACACCGTTGAAGGTCTTCTGGCCATGGGTGACGACGTTATAGCCAAGCGACTCGATCTCCAGCCGCGGGAACGCATCATCAATGCACTTGGTTTCCTGCAGACAGACGACGTCCGGCGAGCAGTCTTTCAGCCACGTCAAGAGATGCTCGAGCCGCTGCCGGATCGAATTGACGTTCCAGGTTGCAACACGCATGAATTCTGTCCGGATCTTAACTACACATTTTCTGCTGCAGTGGCATACCATGTGCAGCCGGGCTGTGATAACCGTTTAAGAATAAGGCGCAAACATCGCCGTCAAGGGGCAGGAGTAAACCGTCCCGTCCGTCGTAGGACCGGCGAGCGTGAAAATTATGAAAAAGCGTACCTTGATACTTGTTGCCGGCGCCATCGCCATTGCTACGGCGGCCGGCTTCATTACGCGCTCCTCATGGATGGGCGGCAGCAGCAGCGCTCAAGCCCCGCAGCGGCCGCGGACGGTTTCCGTCGAACTGGCGAAGGCGGAGCGCAAGTCCGTCCCGGTCGACGTCGACGCCAATGGGACGGTGACACCGATCTCCAGCGTGGCGCTGAAATCGCGGGTGGAAACCACCATCGTCGCGGTGCATTTCGAGGATGGCGCCAAGGTCAACCAGGGCGATTTGCTGTTCACGCTCGATAGCCGCCAGATCGACGCCCAGATCGAACAGGCCGAGGGCGTGCTCGCCAGGGACCAGGCGCAGCTCGAAGGCGCGCAGCGCGACCTCCGCCGCTTCAACGATCTGGTCGCCAAGGGCGCGACCACGCAGGTCAACGTCGACAACGCCAGGACACAGTCCGATATCCTGACCGGTACCATCAAGGCCAATCAGGCTGCGCTGGAAAACCTGAAGGTCCAGAAAAGCTACACCATGATCCGCGCGCCTTTCTCGGGCCGGATCAGCGCTGCCAACGTGAAGGCCGGCAATTTCGTACGCCCCGCCGATACCACCCCGCTTGCGGTCATCAACCAGATGGCGCCGGTCTATGTGACATTCGCGGTACCGCAGCGCGTGCTGGTCGATTTGCGGGAGTCGATGGCGAAAGGGATCCCCACCGTCACCGCGATGATCCCGGGCCATCAGCGTTCAGAGACCGGCAAGGTCGCGATGGTCGAGAACACCGTGGACGCGACCACCGGCATGGTCACCGTGCGCGGCATCATGGCTAATGAGAATGAGACGCTGTGGCCGGGCACGCTAGTCGCCACCAAACTCGTCATCCGCAACGAAGATGCAATCGTGGTGCCGACCGTCGCCGTGCAGCGCAGCCAGAGCGGCAATTTCGTCTTCATGGTCAAGGACGGGGTCGCCAAGGTCCAACCGGTCACGGTCGACCGGACGTCGCAGGGCTCGTCGGTGATTTCGGAGGGGCTCGCCGGCGACGAGAATGTGGTGGTCGATGGGCAATTGCTGCTGTCTGACGGAACGCGGGTCGAGCCGCGGGCTAAAAAGGCCGGAGCGTAGCCGATGACGCTGTCCGAACTTTGCATCCGCCGGCCGGTCATGACGACGCTGATCACGGCGTCGATCATCGCGTTCGGGATCTTCGGCTTTCGCCTGTTGCCGGTCTCGGCGCTGCCAAGGGTCGATTTCCCGACTATCGCCGTGACCGCAACCCTGCCGGGCGCGAGCGCGGACACCATGGCGGCCTCGGTCGCCGGCGTCATCGAGCGCCAGCTCTCGACGATCGCCGGCATCTCGTCGATGTCGTCGAACTCGTCGCAGGGCACCAGCACCATCACCATCCAGTTCGACCTCAACCGCAACATCGATGCCGCCGCGCTCGACGTGCAGACCGCGCTGACGATCGCGCAGCGCCGGTTGCCGCGTGAGATGATCATCCCGCCGAGTTTCCGCAAAGTGAATCCGGCCGATTTCCCGGTGCTGTTCGTGGTGCTCGGCTCGTCGACGCTGCCGCTGTCGGCGGTCAACGAGTATGGCGAGATCACGATCGGCCAAACCCTGTCGCAGATACCTGGCGTCGCCCAGGTCAGCGTCTACGGCGCGCAGAAATTCGCCATTCGCGTCCAGGCCGACCCAGAAGCCGCCGCGGCGCGCGGGCTGTCGCTCGAAGACATCCGTAGTGCGGTTTCGGCCGCCAATTCCTCGACCCCGGTCGGCACGCTGAACGGACCGAAACAGGACGTCGCGCTGCAGGCCTCGGGCCAAATGGACAAGGCGATGGACTATCGCCAGATCGTGGTGGCCTGGCGCAACGGCTCCCCGGTCAAGCTCGACGAGATCGCGCGGATCTACGACAGCGTCGAGAACGAGCGCATTGCGAGCTGGCTGAACGGCGACCGTTCCATCGTGCTCGGCATCCAGAAGCAGCCGGACGCCAACACGGTGGCGGTGGTCGATTCCATTCTGGCCAAACTGCCGGTGTTGCGGGCGCAGATCCCGCCATCGGTCTCGATCAACGTACTGATGGATCGCTCGATCTCGATCCGCCAGGCGGTGGCCGACGTTGAGGAAACGCTTTTGATCGCGATCGGGCTGGTGATCCTGGTGATCTTCCTGTTCCTGCGCTCGGCGTCCGCGACGTTCATTCCGGCGCTTGCGGTTCCGATCTCGCTGTTCGGCACCTGTGCCGTGATGTACGCGCTCGACTATTCCATCAACAACATGACGCTTTTGGCGCTGACGCTGTCGGTCGGTTTCGTGGTCGACGACGCCATCGTCATGCTGGAAAACATCGTTCGCCACATCGAGCGCGGCATGCGGCCGTTCGAGGCCGCGCTGAAGGGCGCGCGCGAGATCGGCTTCACCATCATCTCGATCACGTTTTCGCTGATCGCGGTGTTCATCCCGGTGCTCCTGATGGGCGGCATCGTGGGCCGCGTGTTCCGCGAGTTCGCGGTCACAGTCTCGGTCGCGATCCTGGTGTCCGGATTCGTGTCGCTGACGCTGACCCCGATGCTGTGCGCGCGCGTGCTACGGGCGCATGATCCGAACAGGCGACCGAACATCGTGCTCCGCATCTTCGAGAGGATGTTCGATTCCTGGCTGCGCGCCTACGAATGGACGCTTGACTGGGTGCTGGCCCGAAAATTCCTGATGCTGATGGTGACGCTGGCGACGCTGGGCGGCACCGTCTACCTCTACATGATCGTGCCGAAGGGCTTCTTCCCGCAGGAGGACACCGGCTTCTTGATCGGCGTGACCGAAGCTGCCACAGACACCTCGTTCGATGCGATGAAGGAGCGGCAGCAGGCGCTGGTCGACGTGCTGAAATCCGATCCGGCGATCGACTACATCAACTCCACCGTCGGCTCGGGCGGCCCCAATCCGACGGCGAATTACGGACGCCTGTTCATCGCCCTGAAGCCGAAGAAGGACCGCGACAACCTCAACACGATCATCGGG
This genomic window contains:
- a CDS encoding efflux RND transporter permease subunit is translated as MTLSELCIRRPVMTTLITASIIAFGIFGFRLLPVSALPRVDFPTIAVTATLPGASADTMAASVAGVIERQLSTIAGISSMSSNSSQGTSTITIQFDLNRNIDAAALDVQTALTIAQRRLPREMIIPPSFRKVNPADFPVLFVVLGSSTLPLSAVNEYGEITIGQTLSQIPGVAQVSVYGAQKFAIRVQADPEAAAARGLSLEDIRSAVSAANSSTPVGTLNGPKQDVALQASGQMDKAMDYRQIVVAWRNGSPVKLDEIARIYDSVENERIASWLNGDRSIVLGIQKQPDANTVAVVDSILAKLPVLRAQIPPSVSINVLMDRSISIRQAVADVEETLLIAIGLVILVIFLFLRSASATFIPALAVPISLFGTCAVMYALDYSINNMTLLALTLSVGFVVDDAIVMLENIVRHIERGMRPFEAALKGAREIGFTIISITFSLIAVFIPVLLMGGIVGRVFREFAVTVSVAILVSGFVSLTLTPMLCARVLRAHDPNRRPNIVLRIFERMFDSWLRAYEWTLDWVLARKFLMLMVTLATLGGTVYLYMIVPKGFFPQEDTGFLIGVTEAATDTSFDAMKERQQALVDVLKSDPAIDYINSTVGSGGPNPTANYGRLFIALKPKKDRDNLNTIIGRLRANARQVPGMQAFFQPIQNLNIGGRISKSQYQYVMQSGDTDSLYRLAPEMREKIEKLPGLLDVTTDLYIKNPQMTVDIDREKAAVYGVTVDQVRNQLYNAYGSRQVGTIYMPSNDYQIILEVQPQFRVDPSDLSKLYMKTQNGQTIPLSAVAKLVPTVGPLQINHQAQQPAVTISFNLAPGYSLGYAVDEITKLEQASNLPATIATGFSGTAQVFQDSLRGQGVLILAAVFAAFVILGILYESFIHPITIISGLPSAGIGAILTLMMFGMEMSVIAMIGIVMLVGIVKKNAIMMVDFALERRRVGLSAEHAIREAALLRFRPIMMTTFAAIFGTLPIALGAGAGAELRQPLGVAVVGGLCLSQLLTLYITPVIYIYLDRIDRRLRRKLEPQLEEAGEGERPHVVAAE
- the xth gene encoding exodeoxyribonuclease III, whose protein sequence is MRVATWNVNSIRQRLEHLLTWLKDCSPDVVCLQETKCIDDAFPRLEIESLGYNVVTHGQKTFNGVALLSKLPFDETKSGLAGDDEDAHARFLEGVVTLKTGVMRVACLYLPNGNPPDTDKYPYKLKWMSRLLEYSKERLKAEEPLVLAGDFNVIPAAADVYNPAAWGNDALFRPQTREAFQSLLGLGLTDALRAVTDEPGLYTFWDYQAGAWQKNWGLRIDHLLLSPQASDRLTDVGVDSYVRAWEKPSDHVPVWADFDKA
- a CDS encoding efflux RND transporter periplasmic adaptor subunit, with protein sequence MKKRTLILVAGAIAIATAAGFITRSSWMGGSSSAQAPQRPRTVSVELAKAERKSVPVDVDANGTVTPISSVALKSRVETTIVAVHFEDGAKVNQGDLLFTLDSRQIDAQIEQAEGVLARDQAQLEGAQRDLRRFNDLVAKGATTQVNVDNARTQSDILTGTIKANQAALENLKVQKSYTMIRAPFSGRISAANVKAGNFVRPADTTPLAVINQMAPVYVTFAVPQRVLVDLRESMAKGIPTVTAMIPGHQRSETGKVAMVENTVDATTGMVTVRGIMANENETLWPGTLVATKLVIRNEDAIVVPTVAVQRSQSGNFVFMVKDGVAKVQPVTVDRTSQGSSVISEGLAGDENVVVDGQLLLSDGTRVEPRAKKAGA